In Bifidobacteriaceae bacterium, the DNA window TCGATCCGGCTTTCCGCCGCGTAGCCGATCGCCGCCGGCGTCCCCGAGGACGGCACCGGGATCACCAAGTCCGCTTCGACAGGGTGCTCGCGGGCCAGCATCCGTCCCATCTCCAAGCGCGCCGCGTTGACGGACCGGCCCGCCAGTTGGCTGTCCGGCCTGGACAAATACACGTACTCGAACAGGCAGGTGGCGGGCGTAGGCTCCGCGAAGCGGACGGATCTGAGGCCGTTCTCGTCAATCGCCACCAATTCGCCGGGTGCCACCTCGCGGACCACCGAGGCGCCCACAATGTCCAGCGCGGCGGTCTCCGAGGCGACCACCCAGCCGTTTTCCAGCCGCCCCAGCGTCAGCGGCCTGACCCCATGCGGGTCGCGCGCCGCGTAAAGCGTGGTCTCATCCATGAACACCAGCGAAAACGCGCCGCGCACCTCTTTCAGCAACTGGGCGGCGGTCTGCTCCAGCGTGTGGTCCAGGTCCCCCGCCAGCAGTCCGGTCAGCACCGCCGTGTCCGTCGCGGCTTTGGCGGCGCCTTTCGGGTCGCTTTCGGCCAGCCGCCGCGCCAGCCTGAACGTGTTCGTCAGGTTGCCGTTGTGGGCCAGCGCGATGGTCCCGCCGGCGGTTGGCCCCAACGTGGGCTGGGCGTTTTCCCAGTTCGACCCGCCGGTGGTCGAATAGCGGGTGTGCCCCACCGCGATGTGGCCGACCAGCGAGTTCAACGCCGCCTCGTCGAAGACTTGTGAGACCAGGCCCATGTCCTTGTAGACCAGGATTTGGCGCCCGTTGGAGGTGGCGATCCCCGCGGACTCCTGTCCCCGGTGCTGCAGCGCGTAAAGGCCGAAGTAGGTCAGTTTGGCGACTTCCTCGCCCGGCGCCCACACCCCGAACACGCCGCATTCGTCCGCCGGGGCCTTCTCCCCCGGCCACAAGCCAAGCCCCAACCGACCGTCCGCGCGCGCCACCGTCCTATGGTGTCACAAAGCCGGACCGGATTCGCCTTGCGACTCCGTCCGGCCACCCGCCTTTCCCGCACGATGCCGTGGGGAGGGCCCCGGAGCAGCGCCTCCGCCGCCAGCCGCACGGGGAGCCGCCCGCCGTTTCGGCGTTCGGCGGAACACCGCCGGGCGGCCGGTTTGGACTCGCCGGGTCTGGCGGTGGCCGGCCGCCCGAGCGGCGAGTTGAATTGGGTGCACCAGTTTCCTGTTCCAGGGAGGAACATGGCCGCAACTTCGTTCGACCGCTCCGGACGCATTCCCGGCGCCGCCCGCGGTCCGGCCGTCGCCGACCCCCATGGCGGCGGATGGTCGGTCGATTACGCCGGAGTGACGCACCAAGGCCTGTTCCGCTCCAGCCAGCAAGACGCCATCCTCGCGGACGGCGCCGTGGCGGTGGCCGACGGCGCCCGCCTGGGGGGAAGCCCCGCCCTGGGTCCGGACGACCTGTTGGTTCTGGGGGTGATCGACGGCATGGGCGGGCATCTAGGCGGCGCCCACGCCGCCGCGATAGCGGCCACGGAACTGGCCGCCGCCGACCCGTGGCGGCTCCTGGGCGACCCGGCGCTTGAGCTGGAGGGCTTATCCAACCGGATCCTGCGGGCCGGGCGGAGTTGGGGCACGCCGCAGATGGGCTGCGCGGCCGCCCTGCTGGTGATTGGCCCGGCCATCGCGGTCAGCCTGAATGTGGGCGATTGCCGGTCCTATCGTCTGGGCGAGCCTCGCGAGGCCTCAAGCCAAGGCGGCGGCGCTGCGGTCGGCGCCAGGCCCCGCGGCTCCCGCTTGGAGCAGCTCAGCTCCGACGACCGTCTGCCCGGTCCTTTGGCGCACGTCCTCACCCAATGCTTGGGCGGGCCACCCCGCCTGCTGGACGTGCACCAACAACTGGTGGAGCATTCCGGCGCCTCCCCGACCCGGTACCTGATCTGCTCGGATGGCCTGCACGGCGCGCTCGAACCCCCCATTTTGGGCCGGGTCCTGGCCCGCCGCGATCCGCCCGGCGAGACGGTTCAGCGGCTGGCCCGCCTGGCCGAGGCGGTGGCGCAGGACAATTTCTCGATCCTGGTGGCGGACGTCCGGCCCTGACGCCGCCCGCTCAACTGGCCTCTTCGCCGGCCGGTTCGGGCGGGCGTTCGCCCGGAAGGGGCAGCGGCAAGACGCCGGAAAGGTCGGCGCGCAAACCCGAGGCCTGAACGCGGCCGGAGCGAACGGCATCGGACCAGGTCAGGCGACCGACTGCCAGTTCGAGCCAGACCTCGGCGGACGTCTCAACCACGTTGGGGGGCGTGCCGCGGGTGTGCCGGGGCCCCGCGAGGCACTGGACGGCGGCGTACGGCGGGACCCGGACCTCGACCGAGTTGCCCGGAGCGAGCGCCGCCAATTCCTCCAGCGTGAAGCGGACGGCCGCGGCCAAGGCGGCGCGGTCAGTCTGGGGCCCCTCGGCGGCCCAGGTCCCAAGAGCGCTCAAGCCGGCGGCGGTTGGGACGCGGCGGCGGGCGGGCATCTGGTCAATCTACCGCTTTGGACCGCCCGACGGCGGGAACGGCCGCCAACGGCGCTTATCCTTTATCTAAGGAGCAATCGGACCGGGACGCCGGCGGGCCCCAGCGGTTTCCTTAGGGGGAAGGAATCGAATATGTCCAGCCAGGAGCCCCTTCGGGCTTCGCCCGAACCCGCCTCGCGCGCCCCCACCCCAGTGGAACACGCCCTGGCCGCCTGGTTGGCCGATCACCAAGGCGGCGGCGCCGTAATCACCGAAGCCCCGCCGGGCACCCTCTGGTACACCGCCGCCCACATGGCCTTCCTGCGGTGCGCCAGCGCCCGCGGGCGCCGTCCCGTCATCCTGTCCGGAGAGTTCACCGAGTTGTCCGAGCCGATGCGGCAGGCCATCCGCTTCCACCGGGGCGGCTGGGCGGTGATGGGCCGCGCGGGCGGGCTGCGCAATGGGCTGACCGGGCGCCGGATGGGCGCTGTGGCTGAGGCGGCGAACCCGGCCCGCCCCGCCAACCTAGACGAGGTCGACATGGCCCACCTGCGCCCCGCCCGGACGGATCACGCCCAGTTGATGATCTACGCCACTTCCCGCCACTTGGCCTCCACCGCGCCTCTGCCCGGCGAACTGGTCGAGTTGTTGATGGCCGCGCTGGGGGCCGCCTCCGGCGGCGCCGACGCGACGCCGTGGGCCTTTGGGCGGACCGAACCGGCTTTGCGGCCGTGGGACGCGGCCGACCTGGCCCGGTTGCGCCGACGCGACGAAGAGGCCGGGATTGACCTCACCGCCTTCGCGGTGGCGGGCTCGGCGCAAGTGCCCGCCGCCATGACCCTTGTCCTCCAGCGCCGCGCCGAATTTGTCCACGAACACGTCAGCGGCCTGGTCAGTTTGGGCCGGTTGGGCGGACCGGGCCTGGGGCGCAAGCTGGCCGCCGCCGACCAAGTCATGGAGGCCCTGTCGAGCGCCGCGGACATCACTTTCGCGCTGATTATGGCCCGCGCCGGCAATCAGGCGCTGACCACCCCGCCGGTATTGGCGAGCGCGCCCGTGCCGCTGTCCATCCTGCTGGGCGACGGGTTGATCTCCGGCCTGCGGATTGACGCCGGGCGCGCCCTGGCCAGGTTCCAGGCCGCGCCCGCGCTGGGCGGTCGCGGCCTGATGGTGCCGCTCGACGCTGCAGCCAGCGGCCGCCCGCACCTGGCCGAGTTGTTCCAGGCCGTGGGCCTGGACAGGGCGAACCCCCAAATGGGCATTTCACCCCAACAACTGCAAACCCTGCACTACGCGGCCAGCTACTGAGCGGCCGCATCAGCGCCTGGCGTCAGCCGTCGCGGTGGCCGAAGGCGTTCAGGGCCTTGCGGGTGGCCAGAGTTTGCGCGATCGCGGTGGCCGCCGCCACGACTGCGGCGAAGACCGTCACCTGGATGGTGGACACCGCCAAATCGTCCGGGTCTTCGGGCGCGTCCTGACCGCTGACTCCGCGCCAGACCGCCTTGACCAGGTGGCTCGCAATGAATCCGGCCGCGACCGCCGCAAGGCTTGTCGCCAGGCGCTGGGTTAACCTCATGCAGAAAAAGAGTAGTCTGGCTGGCGCAACGACAGGGGAGCCAACCCGGTCCGCCCAGCGGCGGGCCGAGCGGCTGAGAGTGCTCCGGGGAAGTCCCGTGAGCAGACCCTCGAACCTGAACCGGACAATGCCGGCGCAGGAAGTCGGGATTCTCCACCGGCCAGACCGTCTGGCCGGCGCCCTCCTTAGCTACTACGGAGGCATGATGCATCACCTCAAGAACGGGCCCGCCCGCGCTTGGTCCCCCAGACCGCTGGCCGGCGCCTTGGCGCTCGCCACGGCCGCCCTGGCGCTAGCCGCCTGCGGCACCGACAAGCCGAGCGGGACGGATTCACCCGGCGCCGGCAGTCTGGACGCCGACGCGGCGGTGAAAACCGTCACCCTGGTCACCCACGGGAGCTTCAACGTTTCCGAAGACGTGCTGGCGCAGTTCACCGAGCAGACGGGCCTGGAAGTGGAGATCCTGCCCGCCGATGACGCGGGCGCCATGGTCAACCAATTGATCCTGACCAAGGACGCGCCCCTGGGGGACGTGGTCTTCGGGATTGACAACACGTTCGCCTCGCGCGCGATCGCCGAAGGCGTGCTGGAGGAGTACGTCTCCCCGGCCGCCGGCCCGGAGCAGGACAACTACGCCGCTGACCTGCAAGGCCAGCTCACGGCGGTGGACTTCTCCGATGTGTGCCTGAACGCCGACATCCGGGCCGTGCCGGACGGGGCCGCCCTGACCTTCGACGACCTGCTCAAGCCGGAGTTCAAGGATCAACTCGTGATGGAGAACCCTGCCACATCCTCGCCCGGGCTGGCCTTCCTGCTGGCCACCATCGCGGCCAAGGGCGAGGACGGCTACCTGGACTACTGGCGCCAGTTGCGGGACAACGGCCTGAAGGTGGTCTCCGGCTGGAACGAGGCCTACTACGACGAGTTCTCCGGGCCGTCCTCCTCAGGCCAGCGGCCTTTGGCGGTGTCCTACGCCTCTTCGCCGCCTTCCGAGATCCCCGAAGGGGCGGCCGAGCCCGCCACCGCCGCCGCCCTGAACACCTGCTTCCGCCAGGTCGAATACGCCGGGGTCCTGAAGGGCGCCGCGAACCCGGAGGGCGCCCGGCAGGTGGTGGACTTCTTCCTCAGCCCGGCTTTCCAGGCGGACCTGCCCGGCCAGATGTGGGTTTACCCCGTCAAGGCCGACACGCCTTTGCCCGAGGACTGGGCCAAGTGGGCGCCGCTGGCCGCCCAGCCGTGGTCCGTCCCGGCCGAGGACATCGCCGAAGGCCGCGAGCGGTGGCTCGCCGATTTCACAGACCAGATCCTCGGCTAGACCCGCATGATCAGCCGCCCGGCGACCGCCGACCACCCGGCCCAGGACGCAAGCGCCGCGCCCGGGGCACGGTCCGCCTCCGCCAGTGGGGCGGCTGACCGGACCGCCCCGGCGTCCGATGCCGTCGCGCCAGGCCCAGCGCCCCAGGCCCGGTCCGCCCAGCCGGAGACTTGGCAGCCGTGGGCGCGGCGGGCGGGGCTGGCGCTGCTCGGCGCCGTGTCGGCGGCGTTCCTGGCCGTGTTCTTCGTCTGGCCCGCCGCCACGCTGGTCGTCCGGGGGTTTACCGCCTCCGGGGCCTGGGACTGGAGCGGCTTCGCCGAGTTGCTTGGGAAACCCCGTACTTGGCGGTTGATTGGGCGCACGGTTGGCCAGGCGGCGGCCGCGACGGCAGTCTGCGCGGTCGCGGCCGTGCCGATCGCGTCGCTGCTGTACCGGCGGTCGTTTCGCGGGCGGGGGGTCCTGCGCGCGCTGTTGACGGTTCCATTCGCCTTGCCGTCCGTGGTGGTCGGCCTGGCCTTCCGCGCCCTGTTGGGCCAAGGGGGGCCGCTCGGTTTCCTGGGGATTGGCGACGGCTTTGCGGCGGTGTTGCTGGCCCTGGTGTTTTTCAACGTGGGGCTGATGGCCCGGATCGTGGGGACCTTTTGGGCGGGGCTCGACCCCCGTCCGGAAATGGCCGCGCGGGTGCTTGGCGCGGGTCCGTGGCGGGCTCTCGCCACCGTGACGCTGCCCGCGCTCACGCCCGCGCTGGCGGCGGGCGGCTCGTTGGTGTTCCTGTTCTGCGCGACGGCGTTCGCGCCCGTGCTGATCCTGGGTGGCTCCACCTACGCCACCGTCGAAACCGAGATCTACTTGCAGACCGCCCAGTTGCTCAATCTGCGCGCCGCCGCCGTGCTGTCCATTGTCCAGATGGCGGTGGTGGCGGTCGCGCTGTGGTTCGGCGCGGCGGCGCGGCGGCGGCGTGAACGGGCGCTCAAGCTGACGGGCGCCGCCGGCGCGCGCGTCGCCCGTACGCCGCAGGGCCGGACCGGAGCGGGGGCTGGGGGGCGGCCGGACGGCATCGGCGGGCGGGGGCGACGGCGGCGCGGCGGACGCGCGGCGGGGCTGGAACCCGCCCCGCGCTGGGCGGTGGACTGGCCGTCATGGCTGGCTTTGGGGCTGGCGGCGGGCCTGATCGGGTTGCCGCTGGCGAATCTGGTCTACCGGTCGCTGCGCACCAGCGGCGGGTTCGGCTTTGGCAACTATTGGGCGCTGGGCGCCGCGCGGGACGGGCTGCCGTATTCGCTGGCGCAGGCGGCCGGGCGCTCGGTGGTGATCGCCTTGGTGGCGGGGATGATGGCGTTGGCGTTGGGGCTGGCCGTGGCGGTGGTGCTGTCGCGGCGGCCCAGGGCGCGGTGGGCGCGGCGGGCGCAGGAGCTGTTCGACTCGGCGCTGATGGCGCCGCTCGGGGTTTCGGCGGTGACCGTGGGCTTCGGCTTCCTGATCACGTTGAACCGCGCGCCGCTGAATCTGCGGACCTCGTTTTGGCTGATCCCGCTGGCGCAGGCGCTGGTGGCGCTGCCGCTGGTGGTGCGAACCGTCCTGCCCGCCCTCAGAGCGGTCGACCCGCGCCTGCGGCAGGCGGCCGCGGTGCTGGGAGCGCCACCGTGGCGGGTCTTCGCCGGGGTGGACGCGGCCCTGGCCCGGCGGGCGGCGGCGGTCGCGGCGGCCTACGCGTTCGCGGTCTCCGTGGGCGAGTTCGGGGCCACGTCCTTCCTGGCCCGGCCGGACACGACCACTTTGCCGGTGGCCATCTACAAGCTGCTGGGCCGGCCGGGGGCGGACAACCTGGGCTTGGCGCTGGCGGGGGCGGTGGTGCTGGCCCTGATCACAGCGTTGGCGATGGTGTTGGCGGAAACCCGATGGCGGCCGTGGCGGCCGCGCGGGAAGGAGGCGCGCCAATGAATCGGCGTCAGGCCCCGGCGGACCGGGTGAATGCCCCAGGCCCACTGGAGGCGGTCGCGCCCACGGCGGCTGCGGGGCTCGCAGCGGAGGCGGTGACCGTTCGCTATGGCGATGCCGCCGCCGTGGCGGGAGTTGACCTGCGCGTGGGGCCGGGCGAGGTGGTGGCCCTGCTAGGGCCCTCCGGCTGCGGGAAATCGACCCTGTTGCGGGCGATCGCCGGCCTGGAACCGCTGGCCGGGGGCCGGATCCTATGGGACGGCCAGGACCTCGCGGGAGTCCCCGTCCACAAGCGGGCCTTCGGCTTGATGTTCCAGGACGGCCAGTTGTTCCCGCACCTGAGCGTGGGCGCCAACGTGGCCTACGGGCTGAAGATGGCGGGCGTGGGCCGTTCAGAGCGGGCGGCGCGGGCCGCGCACTGGCTCGAGTTGGTCGGACTGGGCGGGTTTGAACACCGCGACGTGGCGACGTTGTCCGGCGGGCAAGCCCAACGGGTCGCTTTGGCGCGGGCGCTGGCGCCAGGCCCGCGCCTGATGCTGCTGGACGAGCCCCTGTCCGCCTTGGACGCCTCCTTCCGCGAGGAACTCGGGGACGCGGTCCGCTCAATTCTGGGCTCGGCCGGCACTCCCGCCCTGTGGGTCACCCACGACCCGGCGGAGGCGGCCGCCGCCGACCGCGTCCTCAACATGTCGGAAGGCCGCCTCAGGGGCTAAAGCGACTGCCAGGCGGGTTTGCCCTTGTAGACGTGCTCGTAATAGGAGGACAGCTGCAGACGGGACGCCGCGGCGCGGTCCAGAAGGATTGTCGCGTGGGGATGGAACTGGATGATCGACGCGGGCCACAGGGCCGAGACGGCGCCCTCCACCATCTGGTGGACCGCCTCCGCCTTGCCGCGCCCCAACGCCATCAGCACCAAGTGCCTGGCCTCCATGATGGTCGCCAAGCCCTGCGTGACCACGTGACGGGGGACCAGCGACTCATCGCCGCCGAAGAAGCGGGCGTTGTCCGCCACCGTCTGCCGGGTCAGGGTCTTGATGCGCGTCCGGGAGGCCAGGGAGGAGCCGGGCTCGTTGAACGCGATGTGCCCGTCCGAACCCACCCCCAGGATCTGCAGGTCCACTCCCCCGGCCTCGCGGATCGCCTGCTCATACGCCCGGCAGGCGGCCATCACGTCCGCGGCGTTGCCGTCCGGTCCCATCACGGCGCCGGGGGCGAAGTCGACCCGCCCGGCGATCTCCCGCTGGATCACGTTCCGGTAGCGTTCCGGATGGTCCGGCGGCAAGCCCACGTATTCGTCCAGCATGAACGCCTTTGCCCGCGCGAACGACACCCGCCCCGCCTCGTAGCGGCGCGCCAACTCGTCGTAAAGGGCCAGCGGCGAAGAGCCCGTTGCCAAACCCAAGACGGCGGCGGGCTTGGCGGCCAAAAGCCGCTCGACGGCATCTGCGGCCAAAACGGCGATCTGCCCGCCGGATTCCAGGATCACAACCTCCATGGCCTCTAGCATTTCACAGCTCAGGCCGCCAAACCTGAGGTCACGGGGCCACGCGCCACACAGCCGGACCGGGAGTCGGGGAACAACAGGCTCGTTGAGGGCCTCGGCGAGGTCCTCGCTTCCGTCCTCCGGGCCCTCCCGCGTCCTACTGGTTCCCCCAGGCCACGCGGCCGTTTCGCTTCAGCGGGTCAGCGCTGCCAGAAGCTCCGCGTCGTGGACGTCGTGGCCGAGTTCGGCCACGAACGCCTTGGCCCTCGCGGCCTGGCCGTCTTCGCCCAGCGCCTCCGCGGCCTGGGCCGTGACCATGGCTGACAGCAGCGCCGCCGCGTCGACCGGTTGCCCGTCGGCCCAGCCCGCTTCCCGCAGCGCCCGGAACGCGAGCGCCTGGCCCAGGAAGGCGTGCGAGTAGGCCGCCACGGGGTCGCCATCCCCGAGGGCCGCCGCGCCCAGCGCCCCCCACGCCCAGCCGGATTCCAGCCAGGCCGCAGCGACAGACTTCAGGTCCGCCCCGGCTTGATACTCGGCGCGGGCGGCCTGATCGGGATGCGACCGCAGGGTCAAAGCGGCGGCGGACTCACGCATGCGGCCAGGTTACGCAACGCCGACCGCTGGCGCCCGTGCCGTGGGCTGGTGTCCCGCCACACGGCATCGGGAACCGCGAAGACGACTTCTAGTAGCTGCCCTTTTGGCCGGCGGAGCCGAGCTGCCGGGCGGCCTCAGCCACGCGGGCGGCCATGCCGGCCTCCCCGGCCTTGCCCCAGGCGCGCGGGTCGTAGGCCTTCTTGTTGCCGACCTCGCCGTCAATCTTGAGCACGCCGTCGTAGTTGGTGAACATGTGGCCGACCACCGGGCGGGTGAAGGCGTACTGGGTGTCCGTGTCGATGTTCATCTTGATGACGCCGAAGCTGACCGCGTCCGCGATCTCCTGTTCGGAGGAGCCGGAGCCGCCGTGGAAGACCAGGTCGAAGGGGCGCTCGCGGCCGAAGGCGCCGCCCACCGCCGCCTGGATCTCGTTCAGGATCTCCGGGCGCAGCTTGACCGCGCCGGGCTTGTAGACGCCGTGGACGTTGCCGAAGGTCAAAGCGGTCAGGTAGCGGCCGTTCTCGCCCAAGCCCAGCGCCTCCACCGTCTTGGTGGCGTCCTCGACCGTGGTGTAGAGCTTCTCGTTGATCTCCGCGGAAACGCCGTCCTCTTCGCCGCCCACAACGCCGATCTCGATCTCCAGGATGGTGTGCGCCTTTTGCGACAGGGCCAGCAGGTCCTTCGCGATCTCCAGGTTCTCATCCAACGGGACGGCCGAGCCGTCCCACATGTGCGACTGGAAGGTCGGGAGCCCGCCCTTCGCCACCTGCTCGGCCTCGATGGCGAGCAGCGGGCGGACCCAGGAGTCGAGGTTCGGCTTGGAGCAGTGGTCGGTGTGCAGCGCGATGGTCACGCCGTAGTTCCCCGCCACCTCGCGGACGTATGCGGCCAGGGCCAGCGAGCCCGCCACGCGGTCCTTGATGGTGGAGCCGGACAGGTATTCCGCGCCGCCCACGGACACTTGCACAATTCCGTCCGACTCGGCCTGAGCGAAGCCTTGGATCGCGGCCGTGGCGGTTTGGGAGCTAGTCACATTGACCGCCGGGTAGGCGAAGCGGTTCTGCTTCGCGCGGTCCAGCATCGCGGCGTAGATCTCTGGTGTTGCAACAGGCATTTCTTTCCTCCAAGACTTCCGTGGACTAACAGACCATCCAATCCTGCCACCTGGCCGGGGACGCGGGCTCCGGCGTTGGGCCCAGTCCCACTGCCGGCGGCGTCAGCGGGGCAGGCCCACGTAGAGGGTGTCGACGTATTCCTGGATGCCCTCCGGGCCGCCTTCGCGGCCCAGACCCGAATGCTTGATCCCGCCAAAAGGCGCGGCCGCGTTTGAGATCGGGCCGGTGTTGACCGCCAGCATGCCCACCTCCAGGTCACGGGCGCAGCGCTGGACCAAAGCCATGTCGCGAGTGTAGACGTACCCGGCCAGGCCCACGTCCACCGAATTGGCCCTGGCCAGGACCTCTTCGACGGTCTCGAAAGACGTCACCGGGGCGACCGGGCCGAAGATCTCGGTGGTCAAGATGGATGCGCCCTCCCCCACGCCCGCCAGCACCGTGGGCGGGTAAAAGTACCCCGCGCCCTCCGGGACCTCGCCGCCAGTCAGCGGCCGGGCGGCGCCGCCCACGGCGGCGTCCACCAAACCGGCGACGGTCAAACGCTGGTCCTTGGAGACCAGCGGGCCCAAACCGACCCCCGGCAACAAGCCGTCGCCCACCCGGATGGCGGCGAACCGCTCCGCCAGGCGCTCCGCGAACTGGTCCGCGACGGACGCGTGCGCGTAGAAGGTGTTGGCGGCGTTGCAGGCCTCGCCGTTGGAACGGGTTTTCGCGGCCACGGCCGCGTCAACCGCGACATCCAAGTCCGCGTCCGCGAAGACTATGAAGGGCGCGCAGCCGCCCAACTCCATGGAGGTGCGCAACACGCCGGGCGCCGCGTCCGCCAACAGGCGCTGGCCAACCGGGGTGGACCCGGTGAAAGACAGTTTGCGGAGCCGGTTGTCCGCCAGGATCGCGGCCGTCGCGCCCGCTCCGCGCGCGGGGACCACATTGACCACGCCCTGGGGGACGCCCGCCTCCTCCAGCACCTTGGCGACCGCCAACGTTGACAAAGGGGTCAGCGAGGCCGGCTTGACCACACAGGTGCAGCCCGCCGCGAGCGCGGGGCCGATCTTGCGGGTCGCCATTGCCAACGGGAAGTTCCACGGCGTGATGAACAGGCACGGCCCGACCGGCCTGGGCACTGTCAAGATGTCGAGGTGGCCCTCCGGCGAGGTCGCCGTCCGGCCGTAGAGCCGCACCGCCTCCTCCGCGTACCAGCGGAAGAATTCGGCGCCGTAGCGGACCTCCCCCAGCGCGTCCGCCAGTGGCTTGCCCATTTCCAGCGTGATCAGGGCGGCGAATTCGCGTTCCCGCAGCGTGATCAGGTCAAACGCCTTTCGGAGCACTTCGCCGCGCTGTCTGGGGGCCGTCGCCGCCCACGCTTTGGCCGCGCCCGCCGCCGCGTCGAGCGCCGCCACGCCCTCCTCTTGGCCCGCCGCCGGAATGGCCGCGATCACCTGGCCGGTCGCCGGGTTTTCCACCAGGATTTCCCCGCCCGATGCCGTGCCCCGCCATTCCCCCCC includes these proteins:
- a CDS encoding DUF6177 family protein, whose amino-acid sequence is MSSQEPLRASPEPASRAPTPVEHALAAWLADHQGGGAVITEAPPGTLWYTAAHMAFLRCASARGRRPVILSGEFTELSEPMRQAIRFHRGGWAVMGRAGGLRNGLTGRRMGAVAEAANPARPANLDEVDMAHLRPARTDHAQLMIYATSRHLASTAPLPGELVELLMAALGAASGGADATPWAFGRTEPALRPWDAADLARLRRRDEEAGIDLTAFAVAGSAQVPAAMTLVLQRRAEFVHEHVSGLVSLGRLGGPGLGRKLAAADQVMEALSSAADITFALIMARAGNQALTTPPVLASAPVPLSILLGDGLISGLRIDAGRALARFQAAPALGGRGLMVPLDAAASGRPHLAELFQAVGLDRANPQMGISPQQLQTLHYAASY
- a CDS encoding DUF3151 family protein translates to MRESAAALTLRSHPDQAARAEYQAGADLKSVAAAWLESGWAWGALGAAALGDGDPVAAYSHAFLGQALAFRALREAGWADGQPVDAAALLSAMVTAQAAEALGEDGQAARAKAFVAELGHDVHDAELLAALTR
- a CDS encoding ABC transporter ATP-binding protein, which gives rise to MNRRQAPADRVNAPGPLEAVAPTAAAGLAAEAVTVRYGDAAAVAGVDLRVGPGEVVALLGPSGCGKSTLLRAIAGLEPLAGGRILWDGQDLAGVPVHKRAFGLMFQDGQLFPHLSVGANVAYGLKMAGVGRSERAARAAHWLELVGLGGFEHRDVATLSGGQAQRVALARALAPGPRLMLLDEPLSALDASFREELGDAVRSILGSAGTPALWVTHDPAEAAAADRVLNMSEGRLRG
- a CDS encoding DUF4235 domain-containing protein — encoded protein: MRLTQRLATSLAAVAAGFIASHLVKAVWRGVSGQDAPEDPDDLAVSTIQVTVFAAVVAAATAIAQTLATRKALNAFGHRDG
- a CDS encoding iron ABC transporter permease; the encoded protein is MISRPATADHPAQDASAAPGARSASASGAADRTAPASDAVAPGPAPQARSAQPETWQPWARRAGLALLGAVSAAFLAVFFVWPAATLVVRGFTASGAWDWSGFAELLGKPRTWRLIGRTVGQAAAATAVCAVAAVPIASLLYRRSFRGRGVLRALLTVPFALPSVVVGLAFRALLGQGGPLGFLGIGDGFAAVLLALVFFNVGLMARIVGTFWAGLDPRPEMAARVLGAGPWRALATVTLPALTPALAAGGSLVFLFCATAFAPVLILGGSTYATVETEIYLQTAQLLNLRAAAVLSIVQMAVVAVALWFGAAARRRRERALKLTGAAGARVARTPQGRTGAGAGGRPDGIGGRGRRRRGGRAAGLEPAPRWAVDWPSWLALGLAAGLIGLPLANLVYRSLRTSGGFGFGNYWALGAARDGLPYSLAQAAGRSVVIALVAGMMALALGLAVAVVLSRRPRARWARRAQELFDSALMAPLGVSAVTVGFGFLITLNRAPLNLRTSFWLIPLAQALVALPLVVRTVLPALRAVDPRLRQAAAVLGAPPWRVFAGVDAALARRAAAVAAAYAFAVSVGEFGATSFLARPDTTTLPVAIYKLLGRPGADNLGLALAGAVVLALITALAMVLAETRWRPWRPRGKEARQ
- the purF gene encoding amidophosphoribosyltransferase; protein product: MARADGRLGLGLWPGEKAPADECGVFGVWAPGEEVAKLTYFGLYALQHRGQESAGIATSNGRQILVYKDMGLVSQVFDEAALNSLVGHIAVGHTRYSTTGGSNWENAQPTLGPTAGGTIALAHNGNLTNTFRLARRLAESDPKGAAKAATDTAVLTGLLAGDLDHTLEQTAAQLLKEVRGAFSLVFMDETTLYAARDPHGVRPLTLGRLENGWVVASETAALDIVGASVVREVAPGELVAIDENGLRSVRFAEPTPATCLFEYVYLSRPDSQLAGRSVNAARLEMGRMLAREHPVEADLVIPVPSSGTPAAIGYAAESRIEFAQGLTKNAYVGRTFIQPSQTIRQLGIRLKLNPLKEVIKGKRLIVVDDSIVRGNTQRAVVRMLREAGAREVHVRISSPPVMWPCFYGIDFATRAELIAAGLATEEIRTSIEADSLGYISLAGLVEATGQSPDGLCTACFTGQYPIEVPAESRALGKYLLDSPADHPNRRPDGLASAALAGGGHTALEHP
- a CDS encoding thiamine ABC transporter substrate-binding protein, translating into MPAQEVGILHRPDRLAGALLSYYGGMMHHLKNGPARAWSPRPLAGALALATAALALAACGTDKPSGTDSPGAGSLDADAAVKTVTLVTHGSFNVSEDVLAQFTEQTGLEVEILPADDAGAMVNQLILTKDAPLGDVVFGIDNTFASRAIAEGVLEEYVSPAAGPEQDNYAADLQGQLTAVDFSDVCLNADIRAVPDGAALTFDDLLKPEFKDQLVMENPATSSPGLAFLLATIAAKGEDGYLDYWRQLRDNGLKVVSGWNEAYYDEFSGPSSSGQRPLAVSYASSPPSEIPEGAAEPATAAALNTCFRQVEYAGVLKGAANPEGARQVVDFFLSPAFQADLPGQMWVYPVKADTPLPEDWAKWAPLAAQPWSVPAEDIAEGRERWLADFTDQILG
- a CDS encoding sterol carrier family protein; this encodes MPARRRVPTAAGLSALGTWAAEGPQTDRAALAAAVRFTLEELAALAPGNSVEVRVPPYAAVQCLAGPRHTRGTPPNVVETSAEVWLELAVGRLTWSDAVRSGRVQASGLRADLSGVLPLPLPGERPPEPAGEEAS
- the nagB gene encoding glucosamine-6-phosphate deaminase, producing the protein MEVVILESGGQIAVLAADAVERLLAAKPAAVLGLATGSSPLALYDELARRYEAGRVSFARAKAFMLDEYVGLPPDHPERYRNVIQREIAGRVDFAPGAVMGPDGNAADVMAACRAYEQAIREAGGVDLQILGVGSDGHIAFNEPGSSLASRTRIKTLTRQTVADNARFFGGDESLVPRHVVTQGLATIMEARHLVLMALGRGKAEAVHQMVEGAVSALWPASIIQFHPHATILLDRAAASRLQLSSYYEHVYKGKPAWQSL
- the fbaA gene encoding class II fructose-bisphosphate aldolase; the encoded protein is MPVATPEIYAAMLDRAKQNRFAYPAVNVTSSQTATAAIQGFAQAESDGIVQVSVGGAEYLSGSTIKDRVAGSLALAAYVREVAGNYGVTIALHTDHCSKPNLDSWVRPLLAIEAEQVAKGGLPTFQSHMWDGSAVPLDENLEIAKDLLALSQKAHTILEIEIGVVGGEEDGVSAEINEKLYTTVEDATKTVEALGLGENGRYLTALTFGNVHGVYKPGAVKLRPEILNEIQAAVGGAFGRERPFDLVFHGGSGSSEQEIADAVSFGVIKMNIDTDTQYAFTRPVVGHMFTNYDGVLKIDGEVGNKKAYDPRAWGKAGEAGMAARVAEAARQLGSAGQKGSY